A genome region from Halalkalibacillus sediminis includes the following:
- the rpsI gene encoding 30S ribosomal protein S9, protein MAQVQYYGTGRRKSSVARVRLVPGNGKVVVNNVDAEDFFPHETLRLVINQPLEATENVGNYDVLVNVNGGGFTGQAGAIRLGIARALLKADPEYRTTLKRAGFLTRDDRIKERKKYGLKGARRAPQFSKR, encoded by the coding sequence GACGTCGTAAGAGCTCTGTAGCACGCGTACGACTTGTCCCTGGAAACGGAAAAGTCGTTGTAAATAATGTAGATGCGGAAGATTTCTTCCCACACGAAACTCTACGCCTAGTAATCAACCAGCCGCTTGAAGCGACTGAAAACGTTGGTAACTATGACGTATTAGTAAACGTAAATGGTGGAGGTTTCACTGGTCAAGCAGGTGCAATCCGTCTAGGAATTGCTCGTGCGTTGCTTAAAGCTGACCCTGAATACCGTACTACTCTAAAACGAGCAGGATTCTTAACTCGTGACGACCGCATCAAAGAACGTAAGAAATACGGTCTTAAAGGCGCTCGTCGTGCACCACAGTTCTCAAAACGTTAA